A DNA window from Zingiber officinale cultivar Zhangliang chromosome 3A, Zo_v1.1, whole genome shotgun sequence contains the following coding sequences:
- the LOC122052484 gene encoding uncharacterized protein LOC122052484, which yields MEEALLSDSVKKRLRMQNEVLKLVADFSEKLNQRAKDITIDINSLLDQAGAVELDLKNTANNLWNLSRNLLIDHKIADQDGISHTTKDHAEGSAQGIPAQDYEKDILPRYKTALSMGLTSCKKFLNNKERGHKTNSIFRTGSSCGPLPHVIGSEEYIHDNGCGITENSSSRNLNLDFSLIMESQQASSVDSPDLFDHDMFVVQSGSSEKDSADPLASAAADFKAMLEAALLNPYKFYDEESSSVDIRSTMNSVQMHNNTVGLQGEQETVTHGILDDLSSALEEDKPTLVRDLLPHTHSHEFYSSLVGGSLFDVEDDVPSGDGTDISANIAESNSLHSAMLETDGLAEATHSLDITEAYSDQNLIASAGDSHNDEQGSEERNSLEEAKFEMDNSKENPTTCPPEY from the exons GTCCTAAAATTGGTGGCAGATTTTTCAGAAAAGCTCAATCAGAGAGCAAAAGATATTACTATTGATATAAACTCATTGCTGGATCAGGCTGGAGCTGTGGAGCTAGATCTGAAGAACACAGCTAACAACCTCTGGAATCTATCACGTAATCTACTTATTGATCAT aAGATAGCTGACCAAGATGGTATTTCTCATACCACAAAGGATCATGCTGAAGGTTCAGCTCAAGGCATTCCTGCTCAGGATTATGAAAAAGATATACTACCAAGATATAAGACAGCTTTATCTATGGGTTTGACTTCCTGCAAAAAGTTCTTGAATAATAAGGAGAGGGGTCATAAGACCAACTCTATTTTTAGA ACTGGCTCGTCATGCGGTCCGCTTCCACATGTTATTGGATCTGAAGAATATATCCATGACAATGGCTGCGGTATAACAG AAAACTCATCCTCCAGAAATCTGAACCTTGATTTTAGCTTGATAATGGAATCACAGCAGGCTTCTTCAGTTGATTCCCCTGATTTGTTTGATCACGATATGTTTGTTGTTCAAAGCGGTTCGTCAGAAAAG GATTCGGCAGATCCTTTAGCATCTGCTGCAGCAGATTTTAAAGCCATGCTTGAAGCAGCTTTGCTTAACCCTTATAAATTCT ATGACGAGGAGTCTTCATCAGTGGATATCAGGAGTACAATGAACAGTGTACAAATGCATAACAATACG GTAGGCTTACAAGGAGAACAAGAAACTGTCACACATGGTATTCTTGATGATCTGAGTAGTGCTTTAGAGGAAGATAAGCCCACGTTGGTACGAGATTTACTCCCTCACACACATTCACACGAATTCTATTCCTCGCTGGTTGGTGGTAGTTTATTCGATGTTGAGGACGACGTGCCCTCTGGTGATGGAACAGATATTTCAGCTAATATTGCAGAATCAAATTCCTTGCATTCTGCAATGCTTGAAACTGACGGGCTTGCTGAAGCTACCCATTCTTTGGACATCACTGAAGCTTATTCTGATCAAAATCTGATTGCTTCTGCTGGTGATTCACACAATGATGAACAAGGAAGTGAGGAAAGGAATTCCCTCGAAGAAGCTAAATTCGAGATGGATAACAGTAAAGAAAATCCAAC